One region of Rhodothermus profundi genomic DNA includes:
- a CDS encoding peptidylprolyl isomerase → MRRLLPFILLLLPGPGLAQSPAAEDRVLDEIVAIVGNELILRSEVDAFLAGYLQQQRQAYSDELWLEALNQLIDQKVLAEHARRDTTIQISDDRVEQALEERLNQLMQQVGGQARLEEIYGKTLTQLKAELREDFREQMLAETFRNRKLQQIRITPSEVRAWFEQFPTDSLPTLPDLVRLSHIVRYPRPSEKARQEAFEIATAIRDSIVSGRSRFEDMARRFSEDPGSAAAGGHIPDTRLADLVPEFAAVAARIPIGEISQPFETPFGVHILRVNRRQGDIIDFNHILIRIDESQTDPSEAIAYLEAVRDSILRFNLPFELMARRHSEEEATATQGGRVMDPRTGERDLVLSALDPTWQRTIDTLEVGEISHPAEAVLLDGRRAYHIVRLDRFTPSHRVNLETDYARIEQLALQEKRARVLRQWLNELRQSVVIRLAGKARKLAERYPHKIVTSTLAHR, encoded by the coding sequence ATGCGTCGGTTATTGCCGTTTATTCTGCTGCTGTTGCCTGGCCCGGGGCTGGCCCAGTCGCCTGCTGCAGAAGATCGGGTGCTTGATGAAATCGTGGCCATTGTAGGCAACGAGTTGATCCTGCGCTCAGAAGTTGATGCGTTTCTGGCAGGCTACCTGCAACAGCAGCGTCAGGCGTATTCGGACGAACTCTGGCTGGAAGCCCTTAACCAGCTTATTGATCAAAAGGTACTGGCCGAGCATGCCCGTCGCGACACCACCATCCAGATCTCAGACGACCGCGTGGAGCAGGCGCTCGAGGAGCGTCTTAATCAACTTATGCAACAGGTGGGCGGCCAGGCGCGCCTCGAAGAAATCTATGGCAAGACGCTCACCCAGTTGAAAGCGGAGCTGCGCGAGGACTTTCGAGAGCAGATGCTGGCCGAAACGTTCCGTAACCGAAAGCTGCAGCAGATTCGCATTACGCCTTCAGAGGTGCGCGCCTGGTTCGAACAGTTCCCTACGGATTCATTGCCCACGCTGCCCGACCTGGTACGTCTGAGCCATATTGTGCGATACCCCCGTCCCTCCGAAAAAGCCCGCCAGGAAGCTTTCGAGATTGCGACAGCCATTCGGGATTCCATTGTCAGCGGCCGCTCTCGCTTCGAAGACATGGCTCGCCGCTTTTCTGAAGACCCAGGCTCTGCAGCTGCCGGGGGCCACATCCCGGACACGCGTCTGGCTGATCTGGTACCGGAATTTGCAGCAGTAGCCGCCCGCATTCCCATTGGAGAAATCTCGCAGCCCTTTGAGACACCCTTTGGCGTCCATATCCTCCGGGTAAACCGCCGGCAGGGCGATATCATTGATTTTAACCACATTCTGATCCGCATCGACGAAAGCCAGACCGATCCCTCGGAAGCCATCGCGTACCTGGAAGCGGTGCGCGATTCCATTTTGCGGTTTAACCTACCGTTCGAGTTGATGGCACGCCGTCACTCTGAAGAAGAAGCCACCGCAACCCAGGGCGGACGCGTAATGGATCCGCGCACAGGCGAACGCGATCTGGTGCTCAGCGCCCTAGATCCCACCTGGCAGCGCACCATTGACACGCTGGAAGTTGGTGAAATCAGCCATCCTGCGGAAGCGGTGCTCCTTGACGGCCGTCGCGCATACCATATTGTGCGACTGGATCGTTTTACGCCCAGCCACCGCGTCAACCTGGAGACCGATTACGCTCGCATTGAACAGCTAGCACTCCAGGAAAAGCGAGCGCGGGTGCTGCGCCAGTGGCTGAATGAACTCCGCCAGTCCGTGGTCATCCGCCTGGCGGGCAAAGCGCGCAAGCTGGCCGAACGCTACCCGCATAAGATTGTTACTTCGACGCTGGCCCACCGTTGA
- a CDS encoding ferredoxin--NADP reductase, protein MPTAKFCRVRLVERIDFTDDLALFRFEPEEPVTFTPGQYATLALEVEGKLVPRAYSIVSAPHEPLLEFFIELVPHGKLTPRIWELREGDEMWMRRKIVGHFTLETQRTRHLMLATVTGIAPYLSMIRAQRHAVERGESPSHRFLVIHGASRSQELGLYLRELRQLSEEVDWLTYIPTVSRPWEDPEWPGETGRVDDIVRKYLDAAEDFTPETTVAYACGHPQMIENVRGILRRAGFADEFIREEQYFVQKSSEKTTRKAAQPQPSPAPKPTAVPADRLPPGARPIPTVGKLPPRPDSK, encoded by the coding sequence ATGCCAACGGCCAAGTTCTGTCGTGTTCGCCTAGTAGAACGCATCGACTTTACCGACGACCTGGCACTGTTTCGCTTTGAGCCAGAGGAACCGGTAACCTTCACGCCTGGTCAATACGCCACGCTGGCGCTTGAAGTCGAAGGAAAGCTGGTTCCTCGCGCCTATTCGATTGTCTCTGCCCCTCATGAACCCCTGCTGGAATTCTTTATCGAGCTGGTTCCTCATGGCAAGCTGACCCCGCGCATCTGGGAGCTGCGCGAAGGAGACGAAATGTGGATGCGGCGAAAAATCGTAGGCCATTTCACGTTAGAGACGCAGCGCACCCGCCATCTCATGCTGGCTACTGTCACCGGCATTGCTCCCTATCTGAGCATGATTCGCGCCCAACGGCATGCGGTAGAACGCGGCGAATCTCCTTCCCACCGCTTCCTGGTCATTCACGGCGCCAGTCGCTCCCAGGAGCTGGGCCTGTACCTGCGCGAACTGCGCCAACTCTCCGAAGAAGTCGATTGGCTTACCTACATTCCTACGGTCAGCCGCCCCTGGGAAGATCCGGAATGGCCGGGCGAGACAGGCCGCGTGGACGACATTGTACGCAAATATCTGGACGCGGCCGAAGACTTTACGCCCGAGACCACGGTGGCGTACGCCTGCGGCCACCCCCAGATGATTGAAAACGTGCGTGGCATTCTGCGGCGCGCAGGTTTTGCCGACGAATTCATTCGCGAAGAGCAGTACTTCGTGCAGAAAAGCTCCGAGAAAACAACCCGCAAGGCAGCGCAGCCCCAACCTTCCCCTGCCCCCAAGCCAACAGCCGTACCGGCCGACCGCCTGCCACCGGGCGCTCGCCCCATCCCAACCGTCGGCAAACTGCCACCCCGCCCGGATTCGAAATAA
- a CDS encoding FxsA family protein produces MSARLFFLFLIVPAIELAVLLQIGRWIGFWSTVGLIFATALVGSYLARREGLATWRAFQQRLAQGQLPGQEIVDGVLILLAGALLITPGVLTDLLGLFGLLSPTRALIRRYLIRRLQRMIQQQTVRLYVSFSDPTPSAPSSSAAEGWAGRARPRPHYLDYDEEL; encoded by the coding sequence ATGAGTGCCCGCCTGTTTTTCCTGTTCCTGATCGTGCCGGCTATCGAGCTGGCGGTGCTCTTGCAGATCGGTCGCTGGATCGGCTTCTGGTCCACGGTAGGTCTGATTTTCGCCACTGCCCTGGTCGGCAGCTATCTGGCGCGTCGAGAGGGCCTGGCAACCTGGCGTGCCTTTCAGCAGCGACTGGCCCAGGGGCAGCTTCCAGGCCAGGAAATTGTTGATGGGGTACTCATTCTGCTGGCCGGTGCCCTGTTGATCACCCCCGGGGTGCTGACCGATCTACTGGGATTGTTTGGTCTATTGTCGCCAACCCGCGCGTTGATTCGTCGCTATCTGATTCGGCGGCTCCAGCGAATGATTCAGCAGCAGACAGTTCGCCTTTACGTTTCTTTTAGCGACCCTACGCCTTCAGCCCCCTCTTCTTCCGCAGCAGAAGGATGGGCTGGCCGAGCTCGTCCGCGCCCTCATTATCTGGACTACGACGAGGAGCTGTAG
- a CDS encoding M12 family metallo-peptidase, whose product MRPIRLILRVLLQGFWLIFPTAVLQAQPLPLFEVQAVVIDALPSQVRQRWQVLQRLPMVSRLQVVRLPAQLWHYRSFTLAVDAAGRLVPGRTGSAELTVRRGALSVLSEEAVAWNGQIYAGAERVGEVSLVVLRTGAVTGQVVLGSQEYWVRPLGGRLHALATIDPSKYPRQRRGRLLYAGGKRARAEKQIDTAGTRLVQETTRLQARCGPGIVRVLVLYTPEAAQGRDIDGIIYAAINDANQAYRNSQIHNLELRLAHKQLFSFEVTGYYPDDDAKALSQDPRAQALRDQHEADVVVLLIDSARNEWGRGVLGAVPKEAILLHGSSGEAVVNAAQVNPYAYAIVQVDYAGAGRYALAHEIGHIQGAQHYPSDGRIDLQRIPYAQGHRFAVYGCAPGCRTHYYATIMSDTWEPSFNIAYTRIRYFSNPSVTYRGVITGRPDRNNARVLQETANVVANFRGSNELGLSIVVSSSSAPLAGKYTFSAQTCNAAGALAYTWRVSTNPFDQGPIVSTRASFTRYLSPGDYFITLEVQSKNGGMAHAVYALTVYEAQVTVEASRGTVLRPGDRSIER is encoded by the coding sequence ATGCGACCAATACGCCTTATCCTTCGGGTGCTGCTGCAGGGATTCTGGCTGATTTTTCCAACGGCAGTGCTTCAGGCTCAACCTCTTCCCCTCTTTGAAGTCCAGGCTGTGGTCATAGATGCCTTGCCATCTCAGGTTCGACAGCGCTGGCAGGTGTTGCAACGCCTGCCTATGGTCAGCCGCCTCCAGGTGGTACGTCTGCCTGCGCAACTCTGGCATTATCGTTCCTTTACGTTGGCAGTGGATGCGGCCGGTCGTCTGGTGCCCGGCCGTACGGGGAGCGCAGAGCTGACGGTGCGGCGCGGAGCACTTTCGGTACTTTCAGAAGAGGCAGTGGCCTGGAATGGGCAGATCTATGCGGGGGCAGAGCGGGTCGGGGAGGTGTCGTTGGTGGTGTTGCGGACGGGGGCCGTCACCGGGCAGGTGGTGCTGGGTAGTCAGGAGTACTGGGTGCGGCCGCTGGGTGGGAGACTGCATGCGCTGGCAACAATCGACCCGAGCAAGTATCCGCGGCAGCGTCGCGGACGTCTCTTGTATGCTGGAGGGAAGCGTGCTCGTGCGGAAAAGCAGATCGACACAGCAGGGACTAGACTGGTACAGGAAACAACGCGGCTCCAGGCACGGTGCGGTCCAGGGATTGTACGGGTGCTGGTATTGTACACGCCGGAGGCAGCGCAGGGGCGGGACATTGATGGGATCATCTACGCGGCGATTAACGATGCGAATCAGGCGTATCGAAACAGCCAGATCCACAACCTTGAGCTCCGCCTGGCTCATAAACAATTATTCAGCTTTGAGGTGACAGGATACTACCCCGACGATGATGCTAAAGCTCTTTCTCAGGACCCACGGGCGCAGGCGTTGCGGGATCAGCATGAGGCGGATGTGGTGGTGCTGTTGATCGATTCAGCGCGCAACGAGTGGGGTCGGGGAGTGCTGGGGGCCGTTCCGAAAGAAGCGATTCTGCTTCATGGGAGTTCTGGAGAAGCGGTGGTTAACGCGGCCCAGGTGAATCCGTATGCCTATGCGATCGTGCAGGTGGACTATGCCGGTGCGGGGCGCTATGCGCTGGCTCATGAGATCGGGCACATTCAGGGAGCCCAGCACTATCCAAGCGATGGCCGAATTGATCTACAACGCATACCGTATGCTCAGGGACACCGGTTTGCCGTGTACGGTTGTGCACCGGGCTGCCGTACGCATTACTATGCCACGATCATGAGTGATACCTGGGAGCCGTCCTTTAACATTGCGTACACCCGCATCCGGTACTTTTCAAACCCGAGTGTAACCTATCGAGGGGTGATCACGGGACGCCCGGATCGGAATAACGCCCGCGTGTTGCAGGAAACGGCCAATGTGGTAGCCAACTTTCGGGGCTCAAACGAACTGGGGCTCTCAATTGTTGTTAGTAGCTCCTCCGCGCCGTTGGCCGGAAAATACACCTTTAGCGCGCAAACCTGTAATGCAGCGGGCGCCCTGGCCTACACCTGGCGCGTGAGCACCAATCCCTTTGATCAGGGGCCGATCGTGAGCACCCGCGCCTCATTTACGCGGTATTTGTCGCCCGGAGACTATTTTATCACGCTGGAGGTTCAGAGTAAGAATGGAGGGATGGCCCATGCCGTCTATGCATTAACAGTTTATGAGGCACAGGTGACGGTTGAAGCAAGTCGAGGGACGGTTTTACGGCCAGGAGACCGGTCAATTGAGCGATGA
- a CDS encoding peptidylprolyl isomerase — MRTICLLVGSWLILATGCRTVSPHPVEDTSVVAIAGSEVIDLATFEAQYARSVGSRLEAADDSLEAYRDFLERYVNYRLRVQEARTRGYERDAALIAEVEAYRIELARSYLIRREVVEPLLRTLYQRMPDMVDISHIFVRVPPNATPADTLAAYRRLQALLDSIRQGADFNEIAFRHSDDPSARSSPTTRGGWGRIGWIKMGQTIEPMETYAFNTPVGELSPIFRTRFGYHVLKVHARQPAPPDVRAAHIMITPEPTPEDSARAHRLLDSLRLLVLQDKADFAELARRYSEDWRTKNRGGDLGYLSFAQPLPTAVRDTLFSLKKIGDVSHVTSTSFGLHIFQLTDRRPLPPTFEAAYDTLLTVAERLGRLQAARKQFVQRLRQRLSVHLDTARLFQLLQVAAHPDTLALRVRQRKLGALNLYQTFATIEDSTYTLADFVAYVNQHNLLRRTARRDTIARERLLRAVNRFLDDRLLNYEALRRAAADPEFQRTMRHFVDGLLAFKLLEEAVWKASERDTAGLRAYYEAHASEFVFPERTRVLSFRSPHDSTLVQRVYEPLQRGVPVAQLIAELTSDTSANVTIDTVHIARPTGSIYDRVLHLEAGRYTEPFRSGNGYLLLYHDGREPPRLKTFQEARADVLSAYQKVLEARLDRALRARYGVRLFPERLRQAFAAERRILTNTHQ; from the coding sequence GCTGGTCGGAAGTTGGCTGATCCTTGCGACCGGATGCCGCACGGTGTCGCCTCATCCGGTTGAGGATACCAGCGTGGTGGCTATTGCCGGTTCAGAAGTGATCGATCTGGCCACGTTTGAGGCCCAGTATGCCCGCTCCGTCGGGAGTAGACTGGAAGCGGCCGACGACTCACTGGAAGCCTATCGCGACTTTCTCGAACGTTACGTGAACTATCGCCTGCGCGTTCAGGAAGCCCGCACCCGAGGCTACGAGCGCGACGCTGCCCTCATAGCTGAAGTAGAGGCCTACCGAATCGAACTGGCCCGCAGTTACCTCATACGCCGGGAAGTGGTCGAGCCCTTGCTGCGCACGCTCTACCAGCGCATGCCCGACATGGTAGATATCAGTCACATCTTTGTGCGCGTGCCCCCGAACGCTACCCCGGCCGACACGCTGGCCGCTTACCGGCGCTTGCAGGCCTTGCTCGACTCGATCCGCCAGGGAGCCGACTTCAATGAAATCGCCTTCCGCCATTCAGACGATCCGTCAGCCAGGTCGTCTCCTACGACGCGAGGAGGCTGGGGACGCATTGGCTGGATCAAAATGGGTCAGACTATTGAGCCCATGGAGACCTATGCCTTCAACACCCCCGTAGGTGAACTGTCGCCCATTTTTCGCACGCGTTTTGGCTATCATGTACTCAAGGTGCACGCCCGACAGCCCGCTCCGCCTGACGTGCGCGCTGCCCACATTATGATCACTCCAGAGCCGACTCCAGAAGACTCGGCGCGCGCGCACCGCCTGCTTGACAGCCTGCGCTTGCTCGTCCTCCAGGACAAAGCTGACTTTGCAGAACTGGCCCGCCGCTATTCGGAAGACTGGCGCACAAAAAACCGAGGAGGCGACCTGGGCTACCTGAGCTTTGCCCAACCGCTGCCAACAGCAGTGCGCGACACCCTCTTTTCTCTGAAAAAAATCGGGGACGTGTCGCACGTTACCTCCACTTCTTTTGGACTACATATCTTCCAGCTCACCGATCGACGCCCGCTTCCCCCCACCTTCGAAGCGGCGTATGACACCTTGCTAACCGTTGCGGAACGTCTGGGTCGGCTTCAGGCCGCCCGCAAACAATTTGTGCAACGGCTTCGCCAGCGCCTGAGCGTGCATCTCGACACTGCCCGTCTTTTCCAACTGTTGCAGGTAGCTGCTCATCCCGACACGCTGGCCCTGCGCGTGCGCCAGCGCAAGCTGGGAGCGCTTAATCTCTATCAGACGTTCGCCACTATTGAAGATTCTACGTACACGCTGGCCGACTTCGTTGCCTATGTCAACCAGCATAATCTGCTGCGCCGCACCGCACGCCGGGACACGATTGCTCGGGAGCGGCTGCTACGGGCCGTCAATCGTTTTCTGGATGACCGGTTGCTCAACTATGAAGCCCTGCGCAGGGCCGCTGCAGATCCGGAATTTCAGCGCACCATGCGCCACTTTGTCGATGGATTGCTAGCCTTCAAGCTGCTGGAAGAGGCTGTCTGGAAAGCATCTGAACGCGACACGGCCGGGCTGCGCGCTTATTACGAAGCACATGCTTCCGAATTTGTTTTTCCGGAACGCACGCGCGTGCTCAGCTTTCGAAGCCCGCATGACTCCACCCTGGTGCAACGGGTTTATGAACCACTCCAGCGCGGTGTACCGGTAGCTCAATTAATTGCTGAACTGACCTCCGATACCAGTGCAAATGTTACCATCGATACCGTGCACATTGCACGCCCCACAGGTTCTATCTATGACCGTGTGCTACACCTGGAAGCTGGCCGGTACACCGAACCGTTTCGCTCCGGGAACGGCTACCTGCTTCTTTACCATGATGGTCGCGAGCCACCGCGCCTTAAGACGTTCCAGGAAGCCCGTGCGGATGTGCTCAGCGCCTACCAGAAGGTGCTGGAAGCACGCCTGGACCGCGCATTACGCGCACGCTATGGCGTTCGCCTCTTTCCGGAACGTCTTCGCCAGGCCTTCGCTGCCGAACGCCGAATCCTAACCAATACGCACCAATGA
- a CDS encoding AAA family ATPase, producing MPAPSALRTGDPLETLHEAYVRLRREISKVIVGQEAIIEQLVVCLLARGHALLIGVPGLAKTLLVRTLAQALDLKFSRIQFTPDLMPSDITGTEILEEDRTTGQRIFRFVKGPIFAHIVLADEINRTPPKTQAALLEAMQEQHVTAAGQTFPLEPPFFVLATQNPIEQEGTYPLPEAQLDRFMLNLWLDYPSFEEEVAVVRNTTSGPLPTVTPVISREELLAFQDLIRRLPVADHVIEYAVRLVTRTRPGHPEAPDFINTYLSYGAGPRASQYLILGAKALAALEGRATPLISDVRRLAVPVLRHRVVTSFQADADGVSAVELIERLLETLPEA from the coding sequence ATGCCTGCTCCAAGCGCTCTTCGCACCGGCGACCCCCTGGAAACCCTCCACGAAGCGTACGTGCGCCTCCGCCGGGAGATTAGCAAAGTCATCGTGGGTCAGGAAGCAATTATTGAGCAGCTTGTCGTGTGCCTGCTGGCACGGGGCCATGCCCTGCTTATTGGCGTCCCCGGCCTGGCGAAAACGCTGCTGGTGCGCACCCTGGCTCAGGCGCTCGATTTGAAGTTCAGTCGCATCCAGTTTACCCCTGATCTGATGCCCAGCGACATCACGGGGACCGAAATTCTGGAAGAAGACCGCACTACAGGCCAGCGCATCTTCCGCTTTGTCAAAGGACCCATTTTTGCCCACATCGTACTGGCCGACGAAATCAACCGTACCCCGCCCAAAACTCAGGCTGCTCTCCTGGAAGCAATGCAAGAACAGCACGTAACAGCAGCCGGCCAGACCTTTCCGCTGGAACCTCCATTTTTTGTGCTGGCCACGCAAAACCCTATCGAGCAGGAGGGAACGTATCCGCTTCCAGAAGCCCAGCTTGACCGCTTCATGCTCAATCTGTGGCTCGACTATCCTTCGTTTGAGGAAGAAGTAGCCGTAGTGCGCAATACCACGTCAGGTCCCCTCCCCACCGTTACTCCGGTCATCAGCCGCGAGGAGCTCCTGGCGTTTCAGGACCTGATTCGGCGGCTTCCGGTGGCTGATCATGTGATTGAATATGCGGTGCGCCTAGTAACCCGCACGAGACCCGGCCATCCCGAAGCTCCGGACTTTATCAACACCTATCTGAGCTATGGTGCAGGCCCCCGCGCCTCGCAGTACCTGATTCTGGGCGCCAAGGCACTGGCTGCCCTTGAAGGCCGCGCTACCCCGCTCATCTCCGACGTGCGGCGCCTGGCCGTACCCGTCTTGCGGCATCGCGTCGTCACCAGCTTTCAGGCTGACGCAGACGGCGTCTCAGCGGTCGAATTGATTGAACGCCTGCTTGAAACGCTACCCGAAGCGTAA
- a CDS encoding thioredoxin family protein yields MLRRLMHRFWVEQRPHNGLTYEAFVAAWKQALQQPLSGLDAQARRYLYYRRYNFERAQRVTQAYRMSERLARALASVEQPQLWMVLTEDWCADSAYSLPIIAEASRRNPLIQLRILRRDENLDIMDLYLTRGARSIPKLVAFAEDGTELFTWGPRPAEAQALRDRLQAEGMDARQLAQALIDWYEAGGWQHVDVELAACLEQVLPSYSSSS; encoded by the coding sequence ATGCTACGTCGCTTGATGCACCGGTTCTGGGTCGAGCAACGTCCCCATAACGGGTTAACCTACGAAGCCTTCGTAGCAGCCTGGAAGCAGGCATTACAGCAACCTCTTTCAGGACTGGACGCGCAGGCGCGGCGCTACTTGTATTATCGACGATACAACTTTGAACGGGCGCAGCGGGTAACGCAAGCCTATCGTATGTCAGAACGGTTGGCCCGGGCACTGGCGAGCGTTGAGCAGCCGCAGCTCTGGATGGTGCTTACGGAAGACTGGTGTGCCGATTCGGCCTATAGCCTGCCTATCATTGCCGAAGCATCTCGCCGCAATCCACTGATCCAGTTACGTATTCTTCGCCGCGATGAAAACCTGGACATCATGGACCTGTACCTGACGCGCGGCGCCCGGAGCATTCCCAAGCTGGTGGCTTTTGCAGAGGATGGCACGGAGCTGTTCACCTGGGGGCCACGTCCCGCCGAGGCGCAGGCGCTTCGAGATCGACTGCAGGCCGAAGGAATGGATGCCCGGCAGCTGGCACAGGCCCTGATTGACTGGTACGAAGCCGGCGGATGGCAGCACGTTGACGTTGAGCTGGCGGCCTGTCTGGAGCAAGTGCTACCGAGCTACAGCTCCTCGTCGTAG
- a CDS encoding peptidylprolyl isomerase, with amino-acid sequence MKRMLLFGLVLLSGVGCQQKPPPPDVVARVGQAYLTRDELSRALQLLPVQMDSTEASQQVIEQWITNQLLYQEALRRGLRDDPEVQRLLEENERSVLISALLDRIYQEEEASTARQPDPSEVQAYYERYKEQLRLREPYVRVRYLHTTRAQDARTVHQTLQEAEAVSDSLWDALVARYADNPEEARLLASRYFPESRLFTAAVLTPLREALQRLRNGELASLIEIEGHYHVLQLVERLPIGTIPELRWIYDEVAHQARIQARKQIYARLVQRLRNEARVRGELELYQQ; translated from the coding sequence ATGAAACGGATGCTGCTTTTTGGACTGGTCCTGCTGAGCGGGGTCGGATGCCAGCAAAAACCGCCTCCTCCCGACGTAGTGGCGCGCGTAGGACAGGCCTACCTGACGCGCGACGAACTGTCCCGTGCGCTCCAGCTTCTGCCCGTGCAGATGGATTCAACAGAAGCCAGCCAGCAGGTAATTGAGCAATGGATTACGAACCAGTTGCTCTATCAGGAAGCTTTGCGGCGCGGTCTTCGCGACGACCCTGAGGTGCAACGGCTGCTCGAAGAAAACGAGCGCTCTGTTTTGATCAGTGCGCTGCTTGACCGCATCTACCAGGAAGAAGAAGCGAGCACTGCCCGCCAACCAGATCCTTCTGAGGTGCAGGCCTATTACGAACGCTACAAAGAGCAGCTCCGGCTGCGAGAGCCCTACGTACGCGTCCGTTACCTGCACACCACGCGCGCGCAGGATGCCCGGACCGTCCACCAGACGCTGCAGGAGGCCGAAGCCGTTTCAGACTCCCTCTGGGACGCGCTTGTGGCACGCTACGCAGATAACCCAGAAGAAGCCCGCCTGCTTGCCAGCCGCTACTTCCCTGAATCTCGCCTCTTTACCGCGGCCGTGCTCACTCCGCTGCGCGAAGCATTACAACGCCTGCGTAACGGCGAGTTGGCTTCCCTTATCGAAATCGAAGGCCACTACCATGTGCTCCAGCTTGTAGAACGCCTGCCCATCGGTACCATTCCAGAATTGCGCTGGATTTACGACGAAGTAGCCCACCAGGCTCGCATCCAGGCCCGGAAACAGATCTATGCCCGTCTGGTTCAACGCCTGCGCAATGAAGCGCGCGTGCGGGGTGAACTGGAATTGTACCAGCAATAG